One segment of Trichlorobacter ammonificans DNA contains the following:
- the yajC gene encoding preprotein translocase subunit YajC — protein MTAVAFAMGAPAGGQAAQGGGAAALMNFVPLIFMFAIFYFLLIRPQQKKAKEHRAMLEALKIGDSVKTAGGIHGKIAALEDQVITLEVATGVKIKIDKPFVTTVVK, from the coding sequence ATGACCGCAGTCGCATTCGCAATGGGAGCCCCCGCCGGGGGTCAGGCCGCACAGGGCGGCGGCGCCGCCGCACTGATGAATTTCGTACCGCTGATCTTCATGTTCGCCATCTTCTACTTCCTGTTGATCCGCCCGCAGCAGAAGAAAGCCAAGGAGCACCGCGCCATGCTGGAGGCCCTGAAAATCGGCGACAGCGTCAAGACCGCCGGCGGTATCCACGGCAAGATCGCTGCCCTGGAAGACCAGGTGATCACCCTGGAAGTGGCAACCGGCGTCAAGATCAAGATCGAC